Proteins from a genomic interval of Stomatohabitans albus:
- a CDS encoding MerR family transcriptional regulator yields MITAREEPARPQGYTIGEVANQLKDDFEDVTVSKIRFLENEGLIYPDRTDSGYRIFSDDDVDRLRYILTAQRDHYLPLKVIGEQLDRLDAGQAPSSGPKPPSGYVAVEDEDKRTPIQSALAYAKEAQSNATEHEGAFLGAPAETIELGLREFCEATGLDSQQVRALREYSVVGDPDDETATFGSDDLLTGIAARELLAMGLDPRHLGTYRRFVDNQVFEFEQLTMPLLRQRNPEARRQATQQLERLATLTARLKRSLLSRELRRSVRGT; encoded by the coding sequence GTGATCACCGCACGGGAAGAACCGGCACGCCCGCAGGGGTACACCATTGGTGAAGTTGCCAACCAGTTGAAAGACGATTTCGAAGATGTAACGGTTTCCAAGATTCGGTTCCTTGAAAATGAAGGGCTTATCTACCCCGACCGGACTGATTCTGGATATCGGATTTTTAGTGATGATGATGTCGATCGGTTGCGTTATATCCTGACTGCCCAACGAGACCACTACCTTCCGTTGAAGGTAATCGGTGAACAACTTGACCGGTTGGATGCTGGTCAAGCACCCTCCAGTGGTCCTAAGCCGCCATCTGGCTATGTGGCGGTCGAAGATGAGGACAAGCGGACGCCCATCCAAAGTGCTCTTGCCTATGCCAAAGAGGCTCAATCCAATGCAACAGAGCATGAAGGCGCCTTCCTTGGTGCCCCTGCGGAAACCATTGAGCTCGGTCTGCGAGAGTTCTGTGAGGCAACGGGACTTGATAGCCAGCAAGTGCGTGCGTTACGGGAGTACTCGGTCGTTGGAGATCCCGATGACGAAACCGCTACCTTTGGTTCCGATGACCTCTTAACGGGTATTGCGGCGAGGGAACTATTAGCCATGGGTCTTGACCCCCGGCATTTGGGTACGTACCGTCGTTTCGTGGATAACCAGGTATTTGAGTTTGAGCAGCTCACGATGCCACTGCTTCGCCAGCGCAACCCGGAAGCTCGACGTCAGGCCACCCAACAATTAGAACGCTTAGCAACATTGACTGCGCGCTTGAAGCGTAGTTTGTTAAGTCGAGAACTTCGGCGCTCTGTGAGAGGTACCTGA
- a CDS encoding FHA domain-containing protein — MRTDLMYCTACGTPCPEGANFCAQCGTPLTDPGDRPTGTIPRVLETQPQPEESTQADPGTELTGELNQYIDYGAVRAALEPNTALLVCVRGPNAGARFLLDHPTTTVGRHPDSSIFLDDITVSRRHSEFRQQDGELSVVDVGSLNGTYVNGHLVDRATLVNGDAVQIGKYRLVAVLPQGKS; from the coding sequence ATGAGGACAGATTTAATGTATTGCACCGCTTGTGGTACGCCTTGCCCCGAAGGCGCAAATTTTTGCGCCCAGTGTGGGACACCGCTTACCGATCCAGGTGACCGGCCAACGGGCACGATTCCTCGTGTCCTTGAAACACAACCTCAGCCTGAAGAATCCACTCAGGCCGACCCGGGCACCGAGCTGACTGGTGAGTTAAATCAGTACATTGACTATGGTGCCGTTCGCGCGGCGTTGGAACCCAATACCGCGTTGTTGGTTTGTGTCCGTGGCCCGAATGCCGGTGCCAGATTCCTTTTGGACCATCCCACCACAACTGTTGGTCGCCATCCAGATTCATCCATTTTCCTAGATGATATTACGGTGTCTCGACGTCACAGTGAATTCCGTCAACAAGACGGAGAACTCAGTGTTGTTGATGTCGGTAGTTTGAACGGTACCTATGTGAATGGACACCTCGTTGACCGAGCCACCCTCGTCAATGGTGATGCCGTTCAGATTGGTAAGTACCGACTCGTTGCGGTCCTACCTCAGGGGAAGTCGTGA
- the gcvH gene encoding glycine cleavage system protein GcvH, whose product MNNPADRLYSEEHIWVKINGAVATLGLTPYAQDALGEIVFIDLPEIGTTVIRDQPLGEIESTKSVSDLYSPVDGVVTERNEAVKAGVHLLNEDVWGAWLVRVDLAANASTDHLLDAERYTEMTEA is encoded by the coding sequence ATGAACAATCCTGCCGATCGCTTGTATAGCGAAGAACATATCTGGGTCAAGATCAATGGCGCCGTTGCCACGCTCGGGTTGACTCCGTATGCCCAAGATGCCCTCGGTGAAATTGTCTTTATTGATCTCCCCGAGATTGGTACAACCGTCATCCGAGACCAACCGCTCGGTGAGATTGAGTCAACAAAAAGTGTGAGTGACTTATATAGTCCGGTCGATGGTGTTGTAACTGAACGCAATGAAGCGGTTAAAGCTGGCGTTCATCTCCTCAACGAGGATGTCTGGGGCGCTTGGCTCGTGCGGGTTGACCTAGCGGCAAACGCAAGCACCGACCATCTCCTAGACGCTGAACGGTACACCGAGATGACAGAAGCCTAA
- the glgA gene encoding glycogen synthase yields the protein MKTALLTKEWPPAIYGGAGVHVDFLVRELRQLIDVDVHCFGEPRDDATAHIHPKELDQANAALQTLAVDLAMVDGIRDAELVHTHTWYTNMGGHWAHLLYDIPTVITAHSLEPRRPWKAEQLGGGYRISSWAERTAYESATRIIAVSAGMRADILDCYPQLDPDKVAVVLNGIDTELYKPTDGQADLERLGLDPTRPVVTFVGRITRQKGVPHLLNAARDFDSNAQLLLCAGAADTPELAAQIDAQIQGLQAERDGVVWISEMMDRPTMVRLLSASSVFVCPSIYEPLGIVNLEAMACGVPVVASDVGGIPEVVVDSETGLLAHYTEADPRAFEADLVSGVNRLLADPDLATQFGEAGRQRAVDQFSWASIAEQTVAVYQSALEA from the coding sequence ATGAAAACTGCGCTGTTAACAAAGGAATGGCCACCTGCGATCTACGGTGGTGCAGGCGTACATGTGGATTTTCTTGTACGGGAATTACGTCAGCTCATTGATGTTGATGTCCACTGCTTTGGCGAGCCACGAGACGATGCGACTGCCCATATCCATCCCAAGGAACTTGACCAGGCGAATGCAGCGTTACAAACCTTGGCTGTTGACCTCGCCATGGTCGATGGGATACGTGATGCCGAGCTTGTGCATACCCACACGTGGTATACCAATATGGGTGGCCATTGGGCACATTTGCTCTATGACATTCCAACCGTTATTACGGCGCATTCTCTTGAACCACGCCGGCCATGGAAAGCCGAACAACTCGGTGGTGGGTATCGAATTAGTTCCTGGGCTGAACGGACTGCTTACGAATCGGCGACACGCATTATTGCGGTCTCTGCAGGTATGCGAGCAGATATTTTGGATTGTTATCCCCAACTTGACCCCGATAAGGTTGCGGTTGTGTTGAACGGGATAGATACCGAGTTGTATAAGCCCACGGATGGCCAAGCTGATTTAGAACGCTTAGGACTGGACCCAACCCGACCGGTTGTGACATTTGTGGGTCGTATCACCCGGCAAAAAGGGGTGCCACACCTTCTCAATGCGGCACGCGACTTTGATTCCAACGCGCAATTGCTCTTGTGTGCTGGGGCAGCAGATACCCCTGAATTGGCTGCTCAGATCGATGCTCAAATACAAGGGTTGCAGGCTGAGCGTGATGGGGTTGTATGGATCTCTGAAATGATGGATCGGCCAACGATGGTTCGATTACTGAGTGCGTCGTCTGTCTTTGTCTGTCCCTCAATTTATGAACCCCTCGGCATTGTGAATCTTGAGGCAATGGCGTGTGGGGTGCCCGTCGTGGCTTCTGATGTGGGCGGGATTCCAGAGGTTGTGGTTGATAGTGAAACTGGTCTGTTGGCGCACTATACGGAGGCAGACCCACGGGCATTCGAGGCAGATTTAGTGAGTGGCGTTAATCGATTATTAGCCGACCCAGACCTGGCAACTCAATTTGGTGAGGCAGGTCGGCAACGGGCTGTTGACCAGTTTTCGTGGGCAAGTATCGCAGAACAAACGGTCGCAGTTTATCAATCAGCCTTGGAGGCATAA
- a CDS encoding aldehyde dehydrogenase family protein, translating into MPITTVDPSSHSILTTYAQATPEDVQAVLMRGQDTFIHEWRDMPLLKRARVVNTFADTLEAHTVSLATLMAKEMGKPIREGQAEIIKSVALLRAVAARAEQYFTIHHQADWELDHDGLDVAIDIAPIGGLLAIMPWNFPVWQIMRVFAPNAVGGNVVYLKHAEGVTGTALQLEALWRESGAPSGVFQTLVIPHEQIEPIIAHDHIQGVTFTGSVPTGRYIAQLAGSYGKKTVLELGGSDPFCITDDADLEQAVTTLVTARFSNCGQVCTAAKRAIVHESVYDQVVAMLLERIGNIRIGNPLDDETEMGPMASMALRDQLQDQIERAVAQGARVRMDAKPLERSGAWMAPMVLEVGDTANPAAREEVFGPVLVLLRAKDDDQLVELANDTPFGLGATVFSGNTERGIAIARRIESGMVAINTQNLSHPIVPFGGIKASGYGRELGPWGATEFMNIRTISVRR; encoded by the coding sequence ATGCCGATAACTACAGTAGACCCCAGCTCGCATTCCATTCTGACTACCTATGCCCAAGCGACGCCTGAGGATGTCCAAGCGGTACTGATGCGCGGTCAGGATACCTTTATTCATGAATGGCGTGATATGCCGCTGTTAAAGCGCGCTCGAGTTGTGAACACCTTCGCTGACACACTTGAAGCCCATACCGTATCCTTAGCCACCCTCATGGCCAAAGAAATGGGTAAACCTATTCGAGAAGGCCAAGCCGAAATCATCAAAAGTGTTGCGCTGCTGCGTGCAGTAGCCGCCCGTGCCGAGCAGTATTTTACGATTCATCATCAAGCCGACTGGGAACTTGACCATGACGGGCTGGATGTCGCTATCGACATTGCACCTATCGGGGGGTTGCTGGCCATCATGCCTTGGAATTTCCCCGTATGGCAGATTATGCGGGTATTCGCACCAAACGCAGTGGGTGGCAATGTCGTCTATCTCAAACACGCAGAAGGTGTAACGGGCACCGCACTGCAATTAGAAGCCCTCTGGCGTGAATCTGGCGCACCTAGCGGTGTCTTCCAAACCCTCGTCATCCCGCATGAACAGATCGAACCAATCATCGCGCACGACCATATCCAGGGGGTGACCTTTACCGGCAGCGTACCTACCGGACGGTATATCGCCCAGCTAGCGGGATCCTATGGAAAGAAAACGGTCCTCGAACTTGGTGGTTCGGACCCATTTTGTATTACGGACGACGCTGATCTCGAACAGGCGGTTACTACCCTCGTGACGGCTCGGTTCTCCAATTGTGGGCAAGTCTGTACAGCCGCCAAGCGCGCGATCGTCCACGAGTCCGTATATGACCAGGTGGTGGCGATGCTGCTGGAACGTATCGGCAATATACGTATTGGTAATCCTCTTGATGATGAAACGGAAATGGGGCCCATGGCATCCATGGCACTCCGTGACCAGCTGCAAGATCAGATTGAGCGTGCAGTTGCCCAGGGGGCGCGAGTACGTATGGACGCTAAACCGCTTGAGCGTTCTGGTGCCTGGATGGCACCGATGGTTTTAGAGGTAGGGGATACCGCGAACCCTGCAGCGAGAGAAGAAGTGTTTGGCCCGGTACTTGTCCTACTGCGGGCTAAGGACGATGACCAGCTTGTTGAACTTGCGAACGATACCCCCTTTGGGTTAGGCGCAACGGTCTTTTCAGGTAATACTGAGCGTGGGATAGCAATCGCAAGACGAATTGAATCGGGTATGGTCGCCATAAATACACAAAATCTGAGTCATCCCATCGTGCCATTCGGGGGCATTAAAGCCTCTGGTTATGGACGCGAGCTAGGCCCGTGGGGAGCGACCGAGTTTATGAATATCCGTACGATCTCAGTACGACGTTAA
- a CDS encoding DUF389 domain-containing protein, giving the protein MPEQRPTPRTVRYWTEHGTIRVGAIEDTDTSAGASKARRAQLKKAAKEAESSRLVSILIPVGSLEQIEDLVSFSRNLLHEGQNGRIVLARIRTGDEDKAAEQEVTAQMEALAETMRSKVDSTLKVDSHVRKAPSRSRGILDAAIDETCSMIVMHDVTPGEEIEDGKSRIGALAREVISAAEVPVLICREGLQHEGEFNPKRVVVATDLDAGAARMVDLGSRLANGLDIPLVLRHVIRPGGRRTQFSAQEDLKALIGQATLDRGLKPVTSVVKGPSPESGISHEATRSDLTILGIRPESAMSVTGYQTTASLYSQLRGPVIVMSVPDRQGGVRGFFSRRGRTFRPRLTSSEAAEMRWQIRLDATSGVDYLWMSVLSAAVAVFGLITDSVPVLIGAMLVAPLMGPLIATGAALVSGDLDTLRRGTLTTLQGILLVVITSYLITLLIGPTAPTDEMIKRGSPTLLDCGIGVVGGIVGAYALARPGVIAASAGVAIAAALVPPLCVAAMTFNHFPQLSLGAFVLFFANVLAIVAASGATLLFLGMEPERDALPKWIRRYGKATNAWLVVPVLGLAIIAVTTFSLVSRSTSTTFLTNEIDALMPNHSVSIQPSGSSVTPQLIVRIIGEDRPTQDELDEAVQAIRARTSIAVRFIYEPVVRTLPQASER; this is encoded by the coding sequence ATGCCCGAACAACGACCAACACCGCGCACCGTTCGATACTGGACCGAACACGGCACTATCCGAGTGGGCGCGATTGAAGACACCGATACGTCAGCGGGTGCCTCAAAGGCAAGACGTGCCCAACTGAAAAAGGCCGCAAAAGAAGCAGAATCAAGTCGGCTTGTCAGTATTTTGATTCCTGTTGGCAGCCTGGAACAGATTGAAGATCTTGTTTCCTTCTCTCGGAACCTCTTGCATGAAGGTCAAAATGGACGCATTGTGCTTGCCCGCATCCGAACAGGTGATGAAGATAAAGCGGCTGAACAAGAAGTAACCGCCCAGATGGAGGCGCTTGCTGAAACGATGCGCTCAAAGGTTGATTCGACACTCAAAGTGGATTCCCATGTGCGTAAAGCGCCGAGCCGGTCACGCGGCATTCTTGACGCTGCAATTGACGAAACCTGTTCGATGATCGTGATGCACGACGTAACACCTGGTGAGGAAATTGAGGATGGAAAGTCACGGATTGGGGCATTGGCCCGTGAGGTGATTTCTGCAGCAGAAGTTCCTGTGCTCATTTGCAGAGAAGGACTGCAACACGAGGGTGAGTTTAACCCGAAACGCGTTGTTGTGGCGACTGACTTAGATGCCGGGGCTGCGCGCATGGTGGATTTAGGTTCGCGTCTTGCGAATGGTCTTGACATACCACTTGTCTTACGACACGTGATTCGTCCCGGGGGACGACGTACACAGTTCAGTGCCCAAGAAGATTTGAAAGCCCTCATTGGACAGGCCACGTTAGACCGCGGGTTAAAACCCGTGACCAGTGTGGTGAAAGGACCGAGTCCTGAGTCAGGTATTAGTCACGAAGCCACCCGGAGTGATCTCACTATTTTGGGGATTCGTCCTGAGTCGGCTATGTCGGTTACGGGCTATCAAACGACTGCGAGCTTGTACAGCCAGCTACGTGGCCCAGTTATCGTGATGAGTGTTCCTGACCGCCAAGGTGGGGTCAGGGGATTCTTCAGTCGTCGTGGACGTACCTTCCGTCCACGGCTGACAAGCAGTGAAGCGGCCGAAATGCGTTGGCAGATCCGCCTGGACGCAACGTCTGGAGTTGATTATCTGTGGATGAGTGTCCTCAGTGCCGCAGTGGCGGTATTCGGGTTGATTACGGACTCGGTTCCCGTCTTGATCGGTGCAATGCTGGTTGCCCCATTGATGGGGCCACTTATTGCCACGGGTGCTGCCCTTGTCTCTGGCGATCTTGACACCTTACGGCGAGGTACGTTGACAACCCTTCAAGGAATCCTTCTTGTGGTTATCACGTCCTATCTCATTACGCTACTCATCGGACCGACTGCACCAACAGACGAGATGATTAAGCGGGGAAGCCCGACCCTGTTGGACTGTGGTATCGGGGTAGTTGGTGGCATTGTCGGTGCGTATGCCTTGGCCAGGCCAGGTGTCATTGCCGCTAGTGCTGGTGTTGCAATTGCGGCTGCACTAGTACCGCCACTGTGTGTGGCCGCCATGACCTTCAACCACTTTCCTCAGCTATCCCTGGGTGCCTTTGTACTGTTTTTCGCCAACGTGCTGGCCATCGTCGCCGCCTCTGGTGCCACGTTGTTATTTTTGGGCATGGAACCAGAACGTGACGCTCTTCCCAAGTGGATACGCCGGTATGGTAAGGCCACGAATGCGTGGCTCGTAGTTCCAGTCCTTGGCTTAGCCATTATCGCGGTGACCACCTTTAGTTTGGTGTCGCGGAGTACGAGCACGACATTTTTAACCAATGAGATTGATGCATTGATGCCCAATCACTCAGTTTCAATTCAACCATCTGGTTCTTCAGTAACACCGCAATTGATTGTCCGTATCATCGGTGAAGACCGGCCGACTCAGGACGAGCTTGATGAGGCAGTTCAGGCGATTCGTGCGCGCACGTCTATTGCCGTTAGGTTCATCTACGAACCGGTCGTGCGGACCCTTCCGCAAGCGTCAGAAAGGTAA
- the der gene encoding ribosome biogenesis GTPase Der, with protein sequence MRSWKARQVGGATVAIVGRPNVGKSTLVNRIVGRKDAIVQELPGVTRDRSFHPAEWLGNHFTVIDTGGWTPNWSPERTRMDALISAQAEESLTEADLVLFLMDASVGITSDDEAVANWLRSAGAPVRLVLNKADHVKELERGAVLAEAWSLGLGEPYLMSALHGMGSGDLLDMVVAELTAAGAFDRPKEDAFAVPGIALIGRPNVGKSSLFNFMVGHERVIVDDVPGTTRDPVDTLIEVAGETGTRTWRLIDTAGLRKNQGALDSTEFYSTVRTRKQLERASVACLLFDASEPIGQQEQKLAREIADSGRAVVLVPNKWDRVDEDRQHEMLRERERLLGFLHYAPMRRISAISGRGVGRLFDDIALAEQHWHQRIPTARLNTWLTDALTATPPPLGQNHRPLKIRYITQVSAAPPTFRLFCNQRPSDQYVRYLERKLRETFDFTGTPLRMKVVIKQREQQ encoded by the coding sequence ATGCGGAGTTGGAAAGCACGGCAAGTAGGCGGTGCAACGGTAGCAATTGTGGGCCGACCAAATGTGGGTAAATCTACGTTGGTGAACCGCATTGTTGGGCGTAAAGACGCGATTGTGCAAGAACTCCCAGGGGTAACACGTGACCGGAGCTTTCACCCGGCAGAGTGGCTTGGCAATCATTTCACCGTTATCGATACGGGTGGCTGGACGCCTAATTGGAGTCCCGAACGGACGCGCATGGATGCCCTCATTAGTGCACAGGCAGAAGAGAGTCTCACCGAGGCAGATCTCGTTTTGTTTCTCATGGATGCCAGTGTTGGTATTACCAGTGATGATGAAGCAGTTGCCAATTGGCTACGCAGTGCAGGGGCACCTGTTCGGCTCGTCCTCAATAAAGCCGACCATGTTAAAGAGCTTGAACGGGGGGCAGTATTAGCTGAAGCCTGGAGCCTGGGACTCGGCGAGCCCTATCTGATGAGTGCCCTCCATGGCATGGGTTCGGGTGATTTATTGGATATGGTTGTGGCTGAACTGACCGCAGCAGGTGCCTTTGATCGCCCTAAAGAGGATGCCTTTGCCGTGCCTGGTATTGCCCTCATTGGCCGGCCAAATGTCGGAAAATCAAGTTTATTTAACTTCATGGTTGGCCATGAGCGTGTCATTGTTGATGATGTACCAGGAACAACTCGTGACCCAGTTGACACCCTAATTGAAGTGGCTGGGGAAACCGGCACGCGAACGTGGCGATTGATTGATACGGCTGGCTTGCGCAAGAACCAAGGCGCATTAGATTCAACCGAGTTTTATTCCACGGTACGGACACGCAAACAACTCGAACGTGCCTCGGTTGCATGTCTCCTCTTTGACGCAAGTGAACCGATCGGCCAGCAAGAACAAAAACTTGCCCGTGAGATCGCCGACTCAGGACGTGCCGTTGTCCTTGTACCTAATAAGTGGGACCGTGTTGATGAGGATCGCCAACATGAGATGCTGCGCGAACGCGAACGCTTATTAGGGTTCTTGCACTATGCACCCATGCGGCGAATCAGTGCCATATCTGGACGTGGAGTAGGCCGCCTCTTTGATGACATTGCTCTTGCTGAGCAACACTGGCATCAGCGCATCCCCACGGCAAGACTCAATACCTGGTTGACCGATGCATTGACGGCGACACCACCCCCGCTGGGGCAAAACCATCGTCCATTGAAGATTCGCTATATCACCCAGGTGTCAGCAGCCCCGCCAACGTTCCGCCTCTTTTGTAACCAGCGACCCAGTGACCAATATGTTCGCTACCTGGAACGCAAATTACGCGAAACCTTCGACTTTACCGGAACCCCATTACGGATGAAAGTGGTTATTAAACAGCGCGAGCAGCAATAG
- the cmk gene encoding (d)CMP kinase translates to MIVTIDGPAGSGKSTVAKLVAAKLGVPHLDSGAYYRMATLACLNAGTDLDDPDAVMAEVSRNTYTRQEGRSYLNGSDVEAVIRSQRVTLVVYKIAQNQAVRAWLLTPMRAELAAAGGVIDGRDGATVIAPHADVKIWLTADVHERACRRAKEMGECDRIDWYEQDLIRRDHADAQQMTRHAHAIVIDTTAMPIDAVVEEIVQRTSTPS, encoded by the coding sequence GTGATTGTCACGATTGACGGACCTGCCGGGTCTGGAAAATCTACGGTGGCCAAATTAGTTGCCGCCAAACTTGGTGTTCCCCACCTTGATTCAGGTGCGTACTACCGTATGGCAACCTTGGCCTGCCTGAATGCTGGAACTGACCTGGATGATCCTGACGCGGTTATGGCTGAGGTCAGCCGCAACACTTATACCCGTCAGGAGGGTCGGAGCTACCTCAACGGTTCAGATGTCGAGGCGGTGATTCGCAGTCAACGGGTCACCTTGGTGGTGTATAAGATTGCACAGAATCAAGCGGTTCGGGCGTGGCTGCTAACTCCGATGCGTGCCGAACTCGCTGCAGCGGGGGGTGTGATTGACGGACGTGACGGTGCCACGGTTATCGCGCCCCACGCTGATGTCAAGATATGGTTGACCGCTGATGTGCATGAACGCGCCTGTCGTCGTGCCAAGGAAATGGGTGAGTGTGATCGGATTGACTGGTATGAACAGGATTTAATCCGCCGAGATCATGCTGATGCACAACAAATGACCCGCCATGCACATGCGATTGTCATCGATACAACGGCGATGCCGATAGATGCCGTAGTTGAAGAGATCGTTCAACGGACAAGCACACCCTCGTAA
- the aroA gene encoding 3-phosphoshikimate 1-carboxyvinyltransferase translates to MKTSEPPSTQSTLTIVPGPVSGEVAAPSSKSVTNRALLLAGLASGRSTLHNPLVSDDSAAMVSLIRALGATVHDDDPATWSIDGVAGKPMTPDHHIDCRLSGTTMRFGMAAACLAEGPVTLTGQPPLLRRPLAGLIDALQRLGATVAAQEGGFAPVRVGGGLAGGHADIDVTASSQFASAVLLAAPMADSNTTITVSGDYAEKYIDLTLSAMRDWGAYAQEIDGGWVVEAHQMYLGQEMTIEYDASAAAHLLALAVTTGGSLTITNTQPTLQGDADMADVFEAFGATIERQYPATTITGPTRPVSPGFVDLSEMPDQIATVAAIAAVAEGTTQIRGAQVARGHEVDRIWAVANEFSKLGIPVVEHPDGLDVTGVTQLTPTVVDTHHDHRMAMGLSAIGVRLAGITFVQPDCVQKTYPLFFDTLAHLQGRV, encoded by the coding sequence ATGAAAACGAGTGAACCTCCTAGTACCCAGTCCACATTAACAATTGTTCCTGGCCCTGTTTCTGGGGAGGTGGCAGCCCCGAGCTCGAAGTCGGTCACGAACCGCGCACTCTTGCTTGCTGGTCTCGCAAGTGGTCGGTCCACATTGCACAATCCACTGGTGAGTGATGATTCTGCAGCCATGGTGTCCTTGATCCGTGCACTGGGTGCGACGGTACATGACGACGACCCAGCCACCTGGAGCATCGATGGGGTTGCTGGGAAGCCAATGACACCTGACCATCACATTGACTGCCGGTTATCGGGAACAACGATGCGGTTTGGGATGGCGGCAGCTTGCTTGGCTGAAGGTCCGGTCACGCTTACTGGACAGCCACCATTGCTACGGCGACCACTTGCCGGGTTGATTGATGCGTTGCAGCGATTAGGGGCCACCGTTGCTGCTCAAGAAGGTGGATTTGCACCAGTTCGTGTTGGTGGGGGACTTGCGGGAGGGCACGCCGATATTGATGTGACCGCATCAAGTCAGTTCGCGTCAGCCGTGTTGCTGGCCGCTCCCATGGCTGATAGCAATACCACAATTACGGTGAGCGGTGATTATGCGGAAAAGTATATTGATTTGACCCTCAGCGCGATGCGTGACTGGGGTGCCTATGCCCAAGAAATCGATGGGGGATGGGTAGTTGAAGCCCACCAGATGTATCTCGGTCAAGAAATGACGATCGAATATGACGCATCGGCCGCTGCCCACCTCTTAGCCCTAGCTGTAACCACAGGTGGTTCACTGACGATCACCAATACGCAACCCACCTTGCAAGGGGATGCAGATATGGCAGATGTCTTTGAGGCATTTGGCGCAACAATTGAACGGCAGTATCCCGCAACCACGATTACTGGACCGACACGGCCAGTATCCCCAGGGTTCGTTGATTTATCTGAAATGCCGGACCAAATCGCTACGGTCGCGGCAATCGCTGCAGTGGCTGAGGGAACGACACAGATTCGTGGGGCCCAGGTTGCTCGTGGCCATGAAGTTGACCGGATATGGGCCGTTGCTAACGAGTTTTCCAAGCTGGGGATACCCGTGGTTGAACATCCTGACGGGTTGGATGTGACCGGGGTCACCCAACTCACCCCAACAGTGGTTGATACCCATCATGACCACCGTATGGCCATGGGGTTGAGCGCTATTGGTGTTCGGCTTGCAGGTATCACATTTGTGCAACCCGACTGCGTCCAAAAAACCTATCCCTTATTCTTTGACACGTTGGCTCACCTGCAAGGACGCGTGTGA
- a CDS encoding prephenate dehydrogenase, translating to MDVAIIGTGLIGASLGLALHTIAPIDRIVGWDSNDDDEHQALHSGAIDATITPSQIGEVDLVVLAVPPSAIAAVMSEIGPYLRPGMIVTDIASVKRDVVATMVAYVPEGVDVIGGHPMAGSHERGAKAALPDLFVAATWLLTPTETTTHATIEIMRNLIEGLGARVVIVSPHEHDRLVAIVSHLPQMAASTLMTLAADRAKRQHAQLLLLAAGGFRDATRVAASDADLWLDIAFANKQAIMEVLDEFGARLGQIRMLLHDDDVDGMRTFLSGAREARRSLPGKASHTGQWVELRIVLPDQPGSLAEITRIMGELGINIEDFGITHAPEGGRGRMRLTVSCAEDARRGAEALKACGYSVFERNL from the coding sequence ATGGACGTCGCCATTATTGGTACTGGTCTGATAGGTGCCAGTCTTGGTTTGGCGTTACATACGATCGCCCCGATTGATCGCATCGTCGGTTGGGATAGCAACGATGATGATGAGCACCAAGCCCTGCATAGCGGTGCGATTGATGCGACGATCACGCCCAGTCAGATAGGGGAAGTGGACCTTGTTGTGCTCGCGGTTCCACCCAGTGCAATTGCCGCAGTCATGAGTGAGATTGGACCATATTTGCGTCCAGGCATGATCGTGACGGACATTGCCAGCGTGAAGCGCGATGTCGTTGCCACGATGGTCGCTTACGTGCCTGAGGGTGTTGATGTCATTGGGGGACACCCCATGGCTGGTAGCCATGAACGGGGGGCAAAAGCTGCACTACCGGATCTTTTTGTAGCTGCAACATGGCTGTTGACCCCTACTGAAACAACTACGCACGCAACCATAGAAATCATGCGCAACCTCATTGAAGGTCTTGGTGCTCGTGTCGTTATTGTCAGCCCCCATGAACATGATCGTCTTGTCGCAATTGTTAGCCATCTGCCACAAATGGCGGCATCAACCTTGATGACGTTGGCCGCCGATCGGGCCAAACGACAACACGCCCAACTCTTACTCCTCGCTGCGGGTGGATTCCGAGATGCAACCCGTGTTGCCGCAAGTGATGCGGACTTGTGGCTAGATATCGCGTTCGCCAATAAACAGGCCATCATGGAAGTCCTTGATGAATTTGGTGCGCGCCTTGGGCAGATACGTATGTTATTACACGATGATGACGTTGATGGCATGCGAACATTTCTTAGCGGTGCCCGTGAGGCTCGTCGTTCCCTGCCGGGTAAAGCCAGTCATACCGGTCAATGGGTTGAATTACGGATCGTCTTACCAGATCAACCAGGATCCCTAGCTGAAATCACGAGGATTATGGGTGAGTTAGGGATTAATATCGAAGACTTTGGTATTACACACGCCCCAGAAGGTGGTCGTGGTCGGATGCGATTGACCGTATCCTGTGCAGAGGATGCCCGTCGTGGTGCCGAAGCGTTAAAAGCGTGCGGTTATAGTGTGTTTGAACGGAACCTATGA